In the Angustibacter sp. Root456 genome, GCGTCCGACGCCCCGCGCACCGACGGCGTGAAGCTGCGCGTCAACCGCGGCCAGATCGTCCTCAACGACCTCGACAGCGGCTCGGTGTGGGACCTCGACGACAAGCCGGTGAAGGTCGACAACTGGGACTCGGTGATCCCGCCGCCGCAGCAGCAGCGGAAGAACACCGAGAAGAACCAGAACCTCGTCGACGACAACACCGCCCAGCAGCCGCCGAAGGCGCGCGACGACTCGCTGCGCGCCCGGCCCGGGGTGGTGTCGACGTTGCACGTCCTCGACAACGACTCCGACACCGCAGGCAACATCCTCGCCATCGCTCCAGGTGACGTCACCACACCCGACGTCTCCGGTGTCACGGCGCAGGTCTCGGCCGACGGTCAGGCGATCCTGCTCTCGGTGCCGCGTGACGTCAGCAGCGACCGGATCACCTTCTCGTACACCGTGAACAACGGCGGGGCGACCGCGACATCGCGGGCCACCGCGAAGGTGTCGGTGCAGCTCGTGGGCGACGACGTCGACACTGCACCGGCGCTGCGGCCGGGGGCGACGTCCCTGGCCAAGGCCCGCTTCCCGACGCTGCCGCGCCGCAACGTCGAGCTGGCGGTGCTCGCAGACTGGCGCGACCCCGAGTCCGACCCCGTGACCGCCGACGCCGTCGCGCCCGGCACGAGCATCGACGGGCAGGGCCGGCTCACCTTCCGGGCGCCGTCCGAGACCGGCTCGCACCAGGTGAAGTTCGCGGTGGACGACGGCCACGGGCGATCGACCACCGCGTCGGTCACCATCGACGTCCTCGGCGACACCGAGCGCGCGGTGCCGCCGCGCAGCCAGACCGACGTCGTCCGGGGCGTCGCCGGCAAGCCGGTGCAGGTCGAGCCGCTCGGCAACGACGTCACGGGCGCCGACCCCACCGACCCCGAGGCCACCTTGCGGATCGCCTCGGCCGTGCGCCCGGTGGGCGACCTCAAGGTCGACACCAACACCGACACCGGAGTCGTGACGGTGACCGGCAGCACGCCGGGCACGTACGTGCTGAGCTACGCCGCGCAGGTCGGTTCGGCCACCGACGTGGGACGCATCCGCGTCGACGTACTCGCCGACCCCGACGACGACACACCGCCGGTCGCGGCCACCGACGCTGCGACGCTGCGCGACCAGCTGCCCTCGGTGGTCGACGTGCTGGCCAACGACTACAGCCCGCGCGGCGACGTGCTGGTGACCCAGCGGGTCGTGAGCGACGTGCCGTGGATCCGGGCGTCGGTGGTGCAGGGGCGCTGGCTGCACCTGCAGGCGACGCAGCCGGCGATCGGTGACGACGTGCGCCACGCGACCGTGCAGTACGTCGTCAGCGACGGCGTCCGGCAGGCCACCGGCCAGGTCGCGGTGACCCAGAAGCCCCCGCTCGACCAGGAGGTCGTGCCGCTGGTGCAGGACGACCGGGCTGTCGTCCGAGTCGGCGACTCGGTGTCGATCCCGGTGCAGGACAACGACTCCATGGCCGACGGCGTGCCCCTGCGGCTCGACCCCCGTGGCGCGCGCGTCGTCACCGGCAAGGGCGCGGTGTTCGTGTCGGGCAACGTGCTGCGCTTCGTGCCCGACGCGACGCCCCAGCCCGCCGACACCGTGTCGGTGCTCGAGTACACGACGTTCCCGGACGGCCTGCCCGAGAACGCCGTCACCGGCCGCGTCACCGTGACGGTGAAGCCTGCGCCCACCGCGACGACCCCGGACCAAGCGCCCGTGCCGCGCAGCTTCTCGGCCAGCGTCACGGCCGGTGACTCGATCTCGGTCACCGTTCCCACGAGCGGCGTCGACCCCGACGGCGACTCCGTCACGGTCACCGGCATCGTCGGTGACGACGGGGACGCGGTCGACCTCTCCCTCGGCCGCATCACCTCGGTGTCCCCGACCACGCTGCGGTACGAGGCGTACCCGCGCAGCGCCGGGACGGAGACGATCCGGTACCAGGTGCGTGACCGCTACGGACTGCTCGGCGAGGGCTTCATCCGCATGGGCGTCGTGCCGCCCAGCGACCCGCAGCCGCCGGTGGCCGTCGAGGACGAGGTGGTGGCCGCACCCGGGCGCACGGTGAACGCGCCGGTGCTCGACAACGACCTCATCTCACCGCACGACGAGGTGGAGCTCGAGGACATCAAGCAGCTCAATGACCCCAAGGTCGCACAGCGCTTCAGCCGCCAGCGCGACGACACCTACCGCACCGTCGTGCCGGACGAGGGTGCGCCGAGCGCGCTCACCTACGGGCTCGACGACGGCCTGTTCGACCCATCCCGCACGACCCTGCTGGTGCGCGGCCAGAAGGACTTCGTCAACCCGCCCACCGCCGTCGACGATGTCGCCAAGCCCAAGGACGGCGAGACGTCGACGCTCGTCGACGTCCTGGCGAACGACTACGACCTCGACGGCGACAACGCCTCGCTGAAGCTCGTGGGTGTGCTCGGCGAGGGCGCCGTCGTCGAGGGCCGCCAGGTGCGGGTCACCGTCGAGGACCATCCCCGCTCGGTGCCCTATGTCATCGAGGACGCCGACGGTGCCCGGGCGATGGCGCTGATCTACGTGCCCTCCGGCGCCGACGGTGCGCCGTTCGTGGTGTCCGGATCGCTCATCGAGATGGACACCGACTCCACCAAGACGATCGACCTGCGCGACTACGTGCGTGCCCCCAGCGGGACGGCCGTCTCAATCACGTCGCCCGACACGCTGAGCACCTCGCCGGTCGACGCGTTGCAGGGCCAGTCCGACTCGGGTACGCGCATCGACCTCACCTCGATGCGCGGGTACGTCGGCCCCGGCGCGCTGATGCTCGAGGTCACCGACGCGCCGACGGCCGTGGAGAAGGCACACACGTCGTACGTCTCGATCCCCGTGCAGATCGGCCCCAAGCAGCCGCTGCTGCGCTGCCCGGCGTACACCGTCACGGTGATCGCCCGCGGGCCGGCGCGCACGCTCGACGTCCCTCGCCTGTGCCACGCCTGGCTGCCGCAGGGCCTCTCGCTCGACGACGTGCGCTTCACCGCGCGGTGGAAGACCGCGCCCCGCAAGGTCGACCTCACCCAGACCGGCGCAGGTGGTCGGTCCGTGGTGCTGAAGGCGCACGACGACGCACCGGACGGCCAGAACGCCGTGCTGCAGGTGGGTGTGGACGGCTCGAAGGAGCAGTTCGACATCGGTGTGAAGGTCATCGGCATCGGGCCTGACGGCCAGATCAGCGCGGCCGTGCCGCCTCCCTCGCTGCGCCCCGTCGACCTCGGCGCCATCGAGCCCGGCGCGAGCCGCACGGTCGACCTGCGGCCCTACCTCAGCTCACCGCTCGCCAACCCCGCGTGCACCATCACCGGCACCCGGCCGCTGTCCGGCAACGGGGTCAGCGCCACCGGATCCGGCTGCCGCCTCACCGTGCGCGCGGGCGACCGAGCCAGCGGCGCGCAGCAGCTGCTCGTCACCGTCTCGGACGCACCGGGCCGTGAGGCCACCGGTCGGATCAGCGTGAGCGTGCGCGGCAAGCCACTGGCGCCGCAACAGGTCTCGGCCGTGGCCGACCGCGTGCAGGGCGGCTCGGCCCGCGTCAGCTGGCGTCCGCCCGCGTTCGACGGCGGTCTGCCGGTGCAGGAGTACGAGGTGCGCTGGTCGGGTGGCACGAAGGCGTGCAGCGCCTCGCCGTGCACCATCACCGGACTCACCAACGGCACGGCGTACCGCTTCACTGTGCGGGCGCGCAACGCCGCCGGCTGGTCGCCCGCAGGTGGGCCGAGCCAGGCCGTCACCCCCGACACCGCGCCGCCGCCGATCAGCGGCACGCGCGTCACCGCTCGCGGCGACCGCACCCTGAGCGTCGCCTGGAACCGGCCGACCTTCGACGGCACCGCGGTCGACACCTACGAGGTGCAGTACACGAACGTCGGCTCGCACCCAGGGTCGCGCACCGTGCGGGTGGCGGCCACCAGCACCCGCCTGTCGGGCCTCACGAACGACGACGAGTACAGCATCCGGGTGCGCGGTCACAACCAGGCCGGCTGGGGCCAGTTCGGCCCGGCGGTGCGTGGCCAGTCGGTGGGTACGCCGCCGCCGGTCGGCCGTCCGAGCGTGCAGCCGCGGACGCCGACCCCCGACAGCAGCACCGGCCAGGTCAAGATCACCTGGCCCACGACGTCGCCCAACGGGCCGCCGCTCACCCAGTACACGGTGTACTACCGCCTCGACGGCGGGGCGTGGCGCACGCTCGCCCGGGTGTCGGCGTCCGCCACGCGGCAGGCCACGCAGACCGTGCCGTACGACGGACGCACCTACGGCTACGTCGTCACGGCCACGAACGGCGGCGGCAAGGAGTCGGCCAAGGCGAACGTCGAGTCCTACCGCTCCACAGGCATCCCGTCGACTCCGGGGACGCCGAGAGTCACGACGCCGTCGGCCAACAGCCAGGCGACCGTGACGGTGCGGCTCGGCACCACGCGCGCGTCGCGCTTCACCCAGGTCAAGTGGCAGACCGACGGTGGCCGCACCGGCGCCTGGTCGTGCTCGAGCAACTGCCCCGAGAACACCTCGGTGAGCCGCCAGCTCAGCGGGCTGTCGGTCAACAGCAGCCACCGCGTGCGCGTCTCGACCTGCAACGACGCCGGTCGCTGCTCGAGCTGGTCGGCGTACAGCAACGCGTTCCAGCCGTACGGGCCGCCGAAGGCGCCGGTCAGCCAGGGCTCGTCGACCAACGCGAAGACGATCACCTACCGCTGGAGCCAAGGCACCAACGGCCGGCCCATCACCGGCTTCCAGGTCCGGCGCGGCGGCACGACCGTGGCCCTCGGAGGCAACGCGCGGTCCTACTCGTTCACGTACGGCAAGTACGACACGGCGTACTCGATCACCGTGCGCGCCAAGGACTCCACCGGTGCTCTCAGCGGCTGGACGACGATCCGCGGGCGCACCGACAAGGCGCCCCAGCCGGCCAAGAAGATCACGAACGTGCACGCGGGGGCCAGGACCAGCGACTGCGGCAACTGCTACAAGGTGCTCTGGCACGCCGAGGGCGTCACGCCCGGCGGCTACACGCTCAAGTGCTTCCGGTCCGGTCGCAAGGGCGCGTTCTACACCGGCACCGTCACGGTGCTGGCGGGTGGTGGCAACTCCGGCGACTACTGCGCGCTCGACCCCAACCTCGGTCCGAAGGTGAACGTCCAGATCTCCGGCGGCCCCTCCGGCACCGTGCAGTCCGGCCTCGTCGACTGGTACCCGTGACGCCCGTCCGTCCCCTGACCCCCGCACGTCCCGCAGAAGGAAGCAGAGAACACCGATGACCGTCACCCACGAGCAGGTCGAGTGGTACGCCCAGACGTTCGACACGCTCGTCGCCAACATCGAGCGCGCCCTGCTCGGCAAGGCCCACGTCGTGCGCCTCGCCCTGACCTGCCTGCTGTCGGAAGGGCACCTGCTCCTGGAGGACTTCCCCGGCACCGGCAAGACCATGCTCGCCCGCGCCATCGCCGGCACGGTGCAGGGCAGCAACAGCCGGATCCAGTTCACGCCTGACCTGCTGCCCTCCGACGTCACCGGCGTGACGATCTACGAGCCGGGCAAGCAGGTCTTCGAGTTCCACCCCGGCCCGATCTTCGCCACGATCGTGCTCGCCGACGAGATCAACCGGGCCTCGCCGAAGACGCAGT is a window encoding:
- a CDS encoding fibronectin type III domain-containing protein; this translates as MGVFTRRRATAASATAVGVVAALLVGLAVRADGEVIRRADLHDGGVWVTSNADARYGRLNKPVGELDAGVAAPTAAGAGLDVLQDGSAVVAVSRTANQLMPIDPITATLRDDAIAPLAAPRTAAPGSRAFRPDTADLRGGTLARIDPATGKVWAERVDPDSAVESVAALSAQADPLVTVGAQAVLAVGVDGSVYTASGATGKVATLRPTAGGFERATTDTTALRSSALDLTAVGTTWVVLDAAKERLWVAGQPKPIAAQGSLGDHNAADPAYAALQQPGPQADGVAVESTAGVQVVALDGESGGSEVVALPDDQSGEAAAALQVARPVRLANCVHGAWAATGVTYYGRSCGAAAGAARGEGEPTQAVRIESASDAPRTDGVKLRVNRGQIVLNDLDSGSVWDLDDKPVKVDNWDSVIPPPQQQRKNTEKNQNLVDDNTAQQPPKARDDSLRARPGVVSTLHVLDNDSDTAGNILAIAPGDVTTPDVSGVTAQVSADGQAILLSVPRDVSSDRITFSYTVNNGGATATSRATAKVSVQLVGDDVDTAPALRPGATSLAKARFPTLPRRNVELAVLADWRDPESDPVTADAVAPGTSIDGQGRLTFRAPSETGSHQVKFAVDDGHGRSTTASVTIDVLGDTERAVPPRSQTDVVRGVAGKPVQVEPLGNDVTGADPTDPEATLRIASAVRPVGDLKVDTNTDTGVVTVTGSTPGTYVLSYAAQVGSATDVGRIRVDVLADPDDDTPPVAATDAATLRDQLPSVVDVLANDYSPRGDVLVTQRVVSDVPWIRASVVQGRWLHLQATQPAIGDDVRHATVQYVVSDGVRQATGQVAVTQKPPLDQEVVPLVQDDRAVVRVGDSVSIPVQDNDSMADGVPLRLDPRGARVVTGKGAVFVSGNVLRFVPDATPQPADTVSVLEYTTFPDGLPENAVTGRVTVTVKPAPTATTPDQAPVPRSFSASVTAGDSISVTVPTSGVDPDGDSVTVTGIVGDDGDAVDLSLGRITSVSPTTLRYEAYPRSAGTETIRYQVRDRYGLLGEGFIRMGVVPPSDPQPPVAVEDEVVAAPGRTVNAPVLDNDLISPHDEVELEDIKQLNDPKVAQRFSRQRDDTYRTVVPDEGAPSALTYGLDDGLFDPSRTTLLVRGQKDFVNPPTAVDDVAKPKDGETSTLVDVLANDYDLDGDNASLKLVGVLGEGAVVEGRQVRVTVEDHPRSVPYVIEDADGARAMALIYVPSGADGAPFVVSGSLIEMDTDSTKTIDLRDYVRAPSGTAVSITSPDTLSTSPVDALQGQSDSGTRIDLTSMRGYVGPGALMLEVTDAPTAVEKAHTSYVSIPVQIGPKQPLLRCPAYTVTVIARGPARTLDVPRLCHAWLPQGLSLDDVRFTARWKTAPRKVDLTQTGAGGRSVVLKAHDDAPDGQNAVLQVGVDGSKEQFDIGVKVIGIGPDGQISAAVPPPSLRPVDLGAIEPGASRTVDLRPYLSSPLANPACTITGTRPLSGNGVSATGSGCRLTVRAGDRASGAQQLLVTVSDAPGREATGRISVSVRGKPLAPQQVSAVADRVQGGSARVSWRPPAFDGGLPVQEYEVRWSGGTKACSASPCTITGLTNGTAYRFTVRARNAAGWSPAGGPSQAVTPDTAPPPISGTRVTARGDRTLSVAWNRPTFDGTAVDTYEVQYTNVGSHPGSRTVRVAATSTRLSGLTNDDEYSIRVRGHNQAGWGQFGPAVRGQSVGTPPPVGRPSVQPRTPTPDSSTGQVKITWPTTSPNGPPLTQYTVYYRLDGGAWRTLARVSASATRQATQTVPYDGRTYGYVVTATNGGGKESAKANVESYRSTGIPSTPGTPRVTTPSANSQATVTVRLGTTRASRFTQVKWQTDGGRTGAWSCSSNCPENTSVSRQLSGLSVNSSHRVRVSTCNDAGRCSSWSAYSNAFQPYGPPKAPVSQGSSTNAKTITYRWSQGTNGRPITGFQVRRGGTTVALGGNARSYSFTYGKYDTAYSITVRAKDSTGALSGWTTIRGRTDKAPQPAKKITNVHAGARTSDCGNCYKVLWHAEGVTPGGYTLKCFRSGRKGAFYTGTVTVLAGGGNSGDYCALDPNLGPKVNVQISGGPSGTVQSGLVDWYP